In one Brassica oleracea var. oleracea cultivar TO1000 chromosome C9, BOL, whole genome shotgun sequence genomic region, the following are encoded:
- the LOC106318200 gene encoding serine carboxypeptidase-like 19, with protein MRNFLSLIFFLLSISTSIHYVVVTSLHVKYLPGFEGPLPFALETGYVSVGEFEDVDLFYYFVKSERNPQKDPLLIWLTGGPGCSSICGLLFANGPLAFKGDVYNGTLPPLELTSFSWTKVANILYLESPAGSGYSYAKTPRAAETSDIIQIHQIDQFLRRWLVDHPEFISNPFYVGGDSYSGHIVPGVVQQISLGNEKGLTPFISIQGYVLGNPITNLNLESNYKVPFAHRMGLISDELFESLEKSCGGIHINLDPSNEKCLNDLQAYDNCISEIYVEQILLPNCPVDYVLGDIPQTLRNIKTGRRRELKEFSGNDTPSLPPPSCFTYRYFLSAIWANDENVRKALGVKMELGKWNRCNIQNIPYTFDIDNAVPYHVNNSRKGFRSLIYSGDHDMMAPYSSTEVWIRSLNYSIVDDWRPWMMSSYQVAGYTRTYANKMTFATIKGGGHTAEYNPDQCSLMFKKWIDGEPL; from the exons ATGAGAAATTTTCTTTCGCTCATCTTTTTTCTGTTGAGCATCTCGACATCCATACATTATGTTGTTGTTACTTCTTTGCATGTGAAGTATCTTCCTGGTTTTGAAGGTCCTCTTCCTTTCGCGCTCGAGACAGG GTATGTGAGTGTTGGTGAATTTGAGGATGTTGACCTCTTTTACTACTTTGTGAAATCAGAGAGAAATCCACAAAAAGATCCTCTCTTGATTTGGCTCACTGGTGGGCCTGGATGCAGCTCCATTTGTGGACTACTCTTCGCAAACG GTCCTTTAGCTTTCAAAGGAGATGTATATAATGGGACACTGCCTCCTCTGGAGCTAACATCTTTTTCTTGGACAAAG GTGGCTAACATTTTATATTTGGAATCTCCTGCTGGCTCTGGATATTCTTATGCCAAAACTCCGCGTGCTGCTGAGACGAGCGACATCATACAAATTCATCAAATCGATCAATTTCTTAGAAGA TGGTTGGTGGATCACCCTGAGTTTATATCGAATCCATTTTACGTTGGTGGAGATTCATATTCCGGGCACATTGTTCCCGGAGTTGTGCAACAGATTTCACTTG GAAATGAGAAAGGTCTCACACCATTCATAAGTATTCAG GGATATGTTCTTGGAAACCCTATAACAAATCTAAACCTTGAATCTAATTATAAAGTTCCATTTGCTCATCGGATGGGACTTATTTCAGATGAGCTCTTTGAG TCGCTTGAAAAAAGTTGCGGAGGAATACACATTAATCTAGATCCGAGTAATGAAAAATGCTTAAATGATCTTCAAGCTTATGATAAT TGTATCTCGGAGATATATGTAGAGCAGATTTTGTTACCAAACTGCCCAGTAGATTACGTCTTAGGAGACATACCACAAACCTTACGAAACATCAAAACTGGTAGACGGCGAGAACTGAAAGAGTTTTCAGGAAACGATACACCATCATTGCCTCCTCCTAGCTGCTTT ACTTATAGGTATTTTCTGTCTGCTATTTGGGCAAACGATGAAAATGTACGCAAAGCTCTAGGCGTGAAGATG GAGTTAGGAAAATGGAACCGATGCAACATCCAAAACATTCCATATACATTTGATATTGACAATGCCGTTCCATATCACGTGAACAATAGTCGTAAAGGGTTCCGCTCCCTCATCTACAG TGGTGATCATGATATGATGGCACCTTACTCTTCAACGGAAGTATGGATCAGAAGTCTCAACTATTCCATTGTTGATGACTGGAGACCTTGGATGATGAGTAGCTATCAAGTCGCTGGATATACAAGGACTTACGCTAATAAGATGACATTTGCAACCATCAAG GGAGGAGGACACACCGCTGAGTATAATCCTGACCAATGCTCACTTATGTTCAAAAAATGGATTGATGGAGAACCTCTCTAA